A window of Amycolatopsis australiensis contains these coding sequences:
- a CDS encoding SDR family NAD(P)-dependent oxidoreductase, translated as MRGKVAVVTGATRGCGRAIAVELGRAGATVYVTGRTTRETTSPMKRPETIEETGELVEAAGGTAVVVRCDFTSVSDVDALKARVESEVDGIDILVDDVWGGDMYFHFDAPFWETPLEDALNLTHNALDTHLIALHKLLPLVVARRGLVLEVTDGDNDDYVGAGLPYYLAKCGIRALGRALGVELKKNGCVGLAVTPGFLRSESMLDHFGVTEENWRDAVGELAPHDFKISETPYLLARGVAALAQDPRVARFAGQTLASWTLMKEYGYTDVDGDRPDFGRWLTEVRHAGKDPATTPPDDFR; from the coding sequence TTGCGGGGCAAGGTCGCCGTGGTCACCGGCGCGACGCGGGGCTGCGGCCGGGCGATCGCGGTGGAGCTGGGCCGCGCGGGCGCGACGGTGTACGTCACCGGCCGCACGACGCGCGAAACGACGTCACCGATGAAGCGCCCGGAGACGATCGAAGAGACGGGCGAGCTGGTCGAGGCGGCCGGCGGCACGGCCGTCGTGGTCCGCTGCGACTTCACGTCCGTGTCCGATGTGGACGCCTTGAAGGCGCGCGTCGAGTCCGAAGTGGACGGCATCGACATCCTGGTCGACGACGTCTGGGGCGGCGACATGTACTTCCACTTCGACGCGCCGTTCTGGGAGACGCCGCTGGAGGACGCGCTGAACCTGACGCACAACGCGCTCGACACGCACCTGATCGCGCTGCACAAGCTGCTGCCGCTGGTGGTCGCGCGTCGCGGCCTGGTCCTCGAGGTGACCGACGGCGACAACGACGACTACGTCGGCGCGGGTCTGCCGTACTACCTGGCCAAGTGCGGCATCCGCGCGCTCGGCCGGGCGCTGGGGGTGGAGCTGAAGAAGAACGGCTGCGTCGGCCTCGCGGTGACGCCGGGCTTCCTGCGCTCGGAGTCGATGCTCGACCACTTCGGGGTGACCGAGGAGAACTGGCGCGACGCGGTCGGCGAGCTCGCCCCGCACGACTTCAAGATCTCCGAGACGCCGTACCTGCTGGCCCGCGGGGTGGCGGCACTGGCGCAGGACCCGCGGGTCGCCCGCTTCGCCGGGCAGACGCTGGCGTCGTGGACGCTGATGAAGGAGTACGGCTACACCGACGTCGACGGCGACCGCCCCGACTTCGGCCGCTGGCTCACCGAGGTCCGCCACGCGGGCAAGGACCCGGCGACCACCCCGCCGGACGATTTCCGCTGA
- a CDS encoding class I SAM-dependent DNA methyltransferase, with protein MTEPDYVIQTRTAYDTVADSYAEAHRDALDANPWDRAMLGTFAELVGRSGPVGDLGCGPGRVTGHLASLGLDVFGVDLSPGMVEVARRAHPDLRFEVGSLNALALDDGCLAGALAWYSLIHTPPELLAPVVTELARVLAPGGRLLAAFQVGDERRRITQGYGREVSFDAYRLPLDFVAGLCTAAGLTMEARLVREPEPPHEKTPQAYLLARKPS; from the coding sequence GTGACCGAACCTGACTACGTGATCCAGACCCGGACGGCCTACGACACCGTCGCCGACTCGTACGCCGAGGCGCACCGGGACGCGCTGGACGCCAATCCGTGGGACCGGGCGATGCTCGGCACGTTCGCCGAGCTGGTCGGCCGGAGCGGCCCGGTCGGCGACCTGGGCTGCGGCCCGGGACGGGTGACGGGACACCTGGCCTCGCTGGGGCTGGACGTGTTCGGCGTCGACCTTTCGCCCGGCATGGTCGAGGTGGCTCGCCGGGCGCATCCGGACCTGCGTTTCGAGGTCGGCTCGCTCAACGCCCTGGCGCTGGACGACGGGTGCCTCGCCGGGGCGCTGGCGTGGTACTCGCTGATTCACACGCCACCGGAGCTGCTGGCCCCGGTCGTGACCGAACTGGCGCGCGTGCTGGCCCCGGGCGGACGGCTGCTGGCGGCGTTCCAGGTCGGCGACGAGCGTCGCCGGATCACCCAGGGCTATGGCCGCGAAGTTTCGTTCGACGCGTACCGCTTGCCGCTGGATTTCGTGGCCGGCCTGTGCACCGCCGCCGGTTTGACCATGGAAGCCCGGCTGGTCCGGGAGCCCGAGCCGCCGCACGAAAAGACGCCGCAGGCTTACCTGCTCGCCCGCAAACCGAGCTGA
- a CDS encoding response regulator, with the protein MIRVVVVDDQELMRVGFRMVLGAQADIDVVGEAGDGAQAIKLAEELRPDVVLMDVRMPVLDGVEATKRIVADRTARVLVMTTFDLDEYVYAALQGGASGFLLKDTQPDHLVSALRAVASGDAVVSPSVTRRLLDRFVGAGGSPLRDTAELDVLTDREREVLVLIAKGMSNLEIAEALFLSEATVKTHVGRILAKLELRDRVQAVVLAYETGLARPGLG; encoded by the coding sequence GTGATCCGTGTCGTGGTCGTCGACGACCAGGAACTGATGCGCGTCGGGTTCCGGATGGTGCTGGGCGCGCAGGCCGACATCGACGTCGTCGGCGAGGCGGGCGACGGCGCGCAGGCGATCAAGCTGGCCGAAGAGCTGCGCCCCGACGTCGTGCTGATGGACGTCCGGATGCCGGTGCTCGACGGCGTGGAGGCGACCAAGCGGATCGTCGCCGACCGCACCGCGCGCGTGCTGGTGATGACGACGTTCGACCTCGACGAGTACGTCTACGCGGCCCTGCAGGGCGGGGCCAGCGGGTTCCTGCTCAAGGACACCCAGCCCGACCACCTGGTGTCGGCGCTGCGGGCGGTCGCCTCGGGCGACGCGGTCGTGTCGCCGTCGGTGACCCGGCGGCTGCTCGACCGGTTCGTCGGGGCCGGCGGCTCGCCGCTGCGCGACACCGCGGAGCTGGACGTGCTGACCGACCGCGAGCGCGAGGTGCTCGTGCTGATCGCCAAGGGCATGTCGAACCTGGAGATCGCCGAGGCGCTGTTCCTCTCCGAAGCGACGGTGAAGACGCACGTCGGGCGGATCCTGGCGAAGCTGGAGCTGCGGGACCGGGTGCAGGCGGTGGTGCTGGCCTACGAAACCGGCCTCGCCCGTCCCGGCCTCGGCTAG
- a CDS encoding sensor histidine kinase — protein MRAHPMAGDTVLAVLLGLVDMLLFVADQLADLPELPPWYVAVPVNLAMVAPLVFRRKSPLWSAYVVLVVSIVHATLMLGIGSAAGLAMSIYSVVVYAGRRQGLVFVGAVVVASAVQLALEPPDDELVIAILFLAFGIALCWTLGEFVGARRAYDVEVEARLHLLETERDQATRIAVAEERGRIARELHDVVAHAVSVMVVQADGASYAIESNPELAHRALQTISETGRGALGELRRLLDVLRSDDADGEPRVPQPDAHAIADLAERMRAAGVPVELETDELGDLPAGVSLGIYRIVQESLTNTLKHAGRGATAAVRVHRTGDLVEVLVSDDGGGRVPQLAAATARGDQRLPGGNGVIGMRERAHVYGGTLEVGPAPGGGWQVRAALPVRLDK, from the coding sequence ATGCGTGCCCACCCCATGGCGGGCGACACGGTGCTGGCCGTCCTGCTGGGCCTGGTCGACATGCTGCTGTTCGTCGCCGACCAGCTGGCCGACCTGCCGGAGCTGCCGCCCTGGTACGTGGCCGTGCCGGTCAACCTCGCGATGGTCGCGCCGCTGGTGTTCCGGCGGAAGTCGCCGCTGTGGTCGGCCTACGTCGTACTGGTGGTCAGCATCGTGCACGCGACGCTGATGCTCGGCATCGGCAGCGCCGCCGGGCTGGCGATGAGCATCTACTCGGTCGTCGTCTACGCCGGACGCCGTCAGGGGCTGGTCTTCGTCGGCGCGGTCGTCGTCGCCTCGGCCGTCCAGCTGGCGCTCGAACCGCCGGACGACGAGCTGGTGATCGCGATCCTGTTCCTCGCGTTCGGCATCGCCCTGTGCTGGACGCTCGGCGAGTTCGTCGGCGCCCGGCGCGCCTACGACGTGGAAGTGGAGGCCAGGTTGCACCTGCTCGAAACCGAACGGGACCAGGCCACCCGGATCGCGGTGGCGGAGGAACGCGGCCGGATCGCGCGCGAGCTGCACGACGTCGTCGCGCACGCCGTCAGCGTGATGGTGGTGCAAGCCGACGGCGCGTCGTACGCGATCGAGAGCAACCCCGAACTCGCGCACCGGGCCCTGCAAACGATTTCCGAGACCGGCCGCGGCGCGCTCGGCGAGCTGCGTCGCCTGCTCGACGTGCTCCGCAGCGACGACGCCGACGGCGAGCCGCGCGTGCCGCAGCCGGACGCGCACGCCATCGCCGACCTCGCCGAGCGGATGCGCGCGGCCGGCGTGCCGGTGGAGCTGGAGACCGACGAGCTGGGCGACCTGCCGGCCGGCGTCTCGCTCGGGATCTACCGGATCGTGCAGGAGTCGCTGACGAACACGCTCAAGCACGCCGGGCGCGGCGCGACCGCGGCGGTGCGGGTGCACCGCACCGGCGACCTGGTGGAGGTGCTGGTGTCCGACGACGGCGGCGGCCGCGTCCCGCAGCTGGCCGCGGCCACCGCGCGCGGTGACCAGCGGCTGCCCGGCGGGAACGGCGTCATCGGCATGCGCGAGCGCGCGCACGTGTACGGCGGGACGCTGGAAGTGGGCCCGGCCCCGGGTGGTGGGTGGCAGGTCCGCGCGGCCCTGCCGGTTAGGTTGGACAAGTGA
- a CDS encoding dynamin family protein, which produces MSVANLCHRLQSQVSARTAAGFAEVLRRLGAPLQVAVAGRIKSGKSTLVNALIGRRVAPTDIGECTRLVTRFQYGTVDRVEIVFTDGRKQVLPFASDGMIPAELGVDIEKVSHIEAYLTNAVLQGMTVIDTPGLGSLDAASVSRTEQLLGAAKHRKDDEEEGSDELDDTSRNAVAGAEAVLYVVTQGVRADDQQALAAFTAATASREAGPVNAIAVLNKADTIAPESVEGSGGDVWKAATLLAEKQASTLKPRVADVLPVIGLIAESAESGGFTSADAEALRQLAALDDDVLQTMLISADIFTSWECDVPAGTRLRLLEKLDLFGVSHAVEAIRKEPEITAGALRRSLLDASGLEAVRQRLAVVFAARADGIKAAAALASVTALAHASGDPAERQRVHDAIEVLLAKPEAHQLRLLEALTLVASGAVDMPEDLVEEVLRVGSNADIGAQLGKPGAPRAELAAHALERAGWWRSFASFGATPAQSRVAHVVHRAYFLMWQQVREA; this is translated from the coding sequence ATGTCGGTGGCCAACCTGTGTCACCGGCTGCAGTCGCAGGTCTCCGCGCGCACCGCGGCCGGCTTCGCCGAGGTGCTGCGCCGGCTCGGCGCGCCGCTGCAGGTGGCCGTCGCCGGCCGGATCAAGTCGGGCAAGTCCACGCTGGTCAACGCGCTGATCGGGCGCCGGGTCGCGCCGACCGACATCGGGGAGTGCACGCGGCTGGTGACCCGGTTCCAGTACGGCACGGTCGACCGCGTCGAGATCGTCTTCACCGACGGCCGCAAGCAGGTGCTGCCCTTCGCGTCGGACGGGATGATCCCGGCCGAGCTGGGCGTCGACATCGAAAAGGTGTCGCACATCGAGGCGTACCTGACCAACGCCGTCCTGCAGGGCATGACGGTGATCGACACCCCCGGCCTCGGCTCGCTCGATGCCGCTTCGGTGTCGCGCACCGAGCAGCTCCTGGGCGCCGCGAAGCACCGTAAGGACGACGAAGAAGAAGGCTCCGACGAGCTGGACGACACCTCGCGCAACGCCGTCGCGGGCGCCGAAGCCGTGCTCTACGTCGTCACCCAGGGCGTCCGCGCCGACGACCAGCAGGCCCTCGCCGCCTTCACCGCCGCGACCGCGAGCCGCGAGGCTGGCCCGGTCAACGCCATCGCGGTGCTCAACAAGGCCGACACGATCGCGCCCGAGTCCGTCGAGGGTTCCGGAGGCGACGTCTGGAAGGCCGCGACGCTGCTCGCCGAGAAGCAGGCGTCGACGTTGAAGCCGCGCGTCGCCGACGTGCTGCCGGTGATCGGGCTGATCGCCGAGTCGGCCGAGTCCGGCGGGTTCACCTCGGCGGACGCCGAAGCGCTGCGGCAGCTCGCCGCCCTCGACGACGACGTCCTGCAGACCATGCTGATCTCGGCCGACATCTTCACCAGCTGGGAGTGCGACGTCCCGGCGGGCACGCGGCTGCGGCTGCTGGAGAAACTCGACCTGTTCGGCGTCTCGCACGCCGTCGAAGCCATCCGCAAGGAACCGGAGATCACCGCGGGCGCGCTGCGGCGGTCGCTGCTCGACGCGTCCGGGCTGGAAGCGGTGCGGCAGCGGCTGGCGGTCGTGTTCGCCGCGCGGGCCGACGGCATCAAGGCGGCCGCGGCGCTCGCGTCGGTCACCGCGCTCGCGCACGCGTCGGGCGACCCGGCCGAGCGCCAGCGCGTCCACGACGCCATCGAGGTGCTGCTCGCCAAGCCGGAGGCCCACCAGCTGCGGCTGCTCGAAGCGCTGACGCTGGTCGCCTCCGGCGCGGTCGACATGCCGGAGGACCTGGTCGAAGAGGTGCTGCGGGTCGGCAGCAACGCCGACATCGGCGCGCAGCTCGGCAAGCCCGGCGCGCCGCGGGCCGAGCTGGCCGCGCACGCGCTCGAACGGGCGGGCTGGTGGCGGTCGTTCGCGTCCTTCGGCGCGACACCCGCGCAGAGCCGCGTCGCGCACGTCGTGCACCGGGCCTACTTCCTGATGTGGCAGCAGGTGCGCGAAGCCTGA
- a CDS encoding YqeB family protein, whose product METTVDEPSWLRTASWIGCPLAGGVLGAGVWAIAAWVSELPAFPFQGVFKVLTKLPQPWATLAAVAGGLVLGFVFAVLWAHERLVVTVSPTRVTLVRGDRKRRIEADLEAVYLDGKELVLRTTDGREIAREKTDLRNHELAPAFAEHGYPWHDEPPVER is encoded by the coding sequence GTGGAGACGACCGTCGACGAGCCGTCGTGGCTGCGCACCGCGTCCTGGATCGGCTGCCCGCTGGCCGGCGGCGTGCTCGGGGCGGGTGTGTGGGCCATCGCCGCCTGGGTTTCCGAGCTGCCCGCCTTCCCCTTCCAGGGCGTGTTCAAGGTGCTCACGAAACTGCCGCAGCCGTGGGCGACGCTCGCCGCGGTCGCCGGCGGGCTGGTCCTCGGCTTCGTGTTCGCCGTGCTCTGGGCCCACGAGCGGCTGGTGGTCACGGTGTCGCCGACCCGCGTCACGCTGGTCCGCGGGGACCGGAAACGCCGGATCGAGGCCGACCTCGAAGCGGTCTACCTCGACGGGAAGGAGCTCGTCCTGCGCACCACCGACGGCCGCGAGATCGCCCGCGAAAAGACCGACCTGCGCAACCACGAGCTGGCGCCGGCCTTCGCCGAGCACGGCTACCCGTGGCACGACGAGCCGCCGGTCGAGCGATGA